From the genome of Leptodactylus fuscus isolate aLepFus1 chromosome 1, aLepFus1.hap2, whole genome shotgun sequence, one region includes:
- the LOC142195328 gene encoding C-X-C motif chemokine 11-like, translated as MYRSVIVVLCSLILLQTCVQSMSLVGKRRCLCKGQGANNVDLKQINRFEVYAPSGKCEKMEVVVKFKHGKRPMCLNPDTKLVKTLIEFAKKKVI; from the exons ATGTACAGATCAGTCATTGTTGTCCTCTGCTCACTGATCCTTCTTCAGACATGCGTGCAAA GCATGTCCCTTGTGGGGAAGAGACGCTGTTTGTGCAAGGGACAGGGTGCAAATAATGTGGATCTTAAGCAGATCAACAGATTTGAAGTGTATGCACCAAGTGGCAAGTGTGAGAAGATGGAAGTTGT TGTTAAATTCAAGCATGGAAAAAGACCAATGTGTCTGAATCCTGACACCAAATTGGTGAAGACACTTATTGAATTTGCAAAGAAAAAA GTAATCTGA